A portion of the Streptomyces coeruleoprunus genome contains these proteins:
- a CDS encoding dicarboxylate/amino acid:cation symporter, protein MSVSARSVAKVPFWAQIAAGLVLGVVLGWITRSYEVAWLYTTLDKVGHIFVQLLKLAVAPLVFFAILVSITNLRKVNNAARLASRTLLWFMITSLIAVAIGLVIGLLTNPGAGTGLTPKDGKKPEHAGSWLDFLTGIVPTDVITPFTELNVLQIVFMAAVAGVAALQLGEKAQPLLTLSESVLELLQKALWWVIRLAPLGTVGLIGYAIADYGWDLIGKYATFTADVYIGCALVLFGVYPLLLATVAKVNPLQFFKGAWPAIQLAFVSRSSVGTMPVTVKVTERLGVPKEYTSFAVPFGATTKMDGCAAIYPALAAIFIAQIFDVQLGIGDYLLIAFVSVIGSAATAGLTGATVMLTLTLSTLGLPLEGVGLLMAIDPILDMVRTATNVAGQALVPVVVAAREKILDLDAYHSATSSPVDGFEVREAEQKVTLPPVAA, encoded by the coding sequence GTGTCCGTGTCCGCGCGCAGCGTCGCCAAGGTGCCCTTCTGGGCCCAGATAGCCGCCGGTCTCGTGCTCGGCGTGGTCCTCGGCTGGATCACCCGCAGCTATGAGGTCGCCTGGCTCTACACCACCCTCGACAAGGTCGGCCACATCTTCGTCCAGCTGCTGAAGCTGGCGGTCGCCCCGCTCGTCTTCTTCGCCATCCTGGTGTCCATCACCAACCTGCGGAAGGTCAACAACGCCGCCCGGCTGGCCTCCCGCACCCTGCTCTGGTTCATGATCACGTCGCTGATCGCCGTCGCGATCGGCCTGGTCATCGGCCTGCTCACCAACCCGGGTGCCGGCACCGGCCTCACCCCGAAGGACGGCAAGAAGCCGGAGCACGCCGGCTCGTGGCTGGACTTCCTCACGGGCATCGTCCCGACGGACGTCATCACGCCCTTCACCGAGCTGAACGTCCTCCAGATCGTCTTCATGGCCGCCGTCGCCGGTGTCGCCGCGCTCCAGCTCGGCGAGAAGGCCCAGCCGCTGCTCACCCTGAGCGAGTCCGTCCTGGAGCTGCTGCAGAAGGCGCTGTGGTGGGTCATCCGCCTGGCCCCGCTCGGCACCGTCGGCCTCATCGGCTACGCCATCGCCGACTACGGCTGGGACCTCATCGGCAAGTACGCCACGTTCACCGCCGACGTCTACATCGGCTGCGCCCTGGTGCTGTTCGGCGTCTACCCGCTGCTCCTGGCGACCGTCGCCAAGGTCAACCCGCTGCAGTTCTTCAAGGGCGCCTGGCCCGCCATCCAGCTGGCCTTCGTCTCCCGCTCGTCGGTCGGCACCATGCCGGTCACCGTCAAGGTCACCGAGCGACTGGGCGTGCCGAAGGAGTACACGTCCTTCGCGGTGCCCTTCGGCGCGACCACCAAGATGGACGGCTGCGCCGCGATCTACCCGGCCCTCGCCGCGATCTTCATCGCGCAGATCTTCGACGTGCAGCTGGGCATCGGCGACTACCTGCTGATCGCCTTCGTCTCGGTGATCGGCTCGGCGGCCACCGCCGGTCTCACCGGCGCGACGGTCATGCTGACCCTGACCCTCTCCACGCTGGGCCTGCCGCTGGAGGGCGTGGGCCTGCTGATGGCGATCGACCCGATCCTCGACATGGTCCGCACCGCCACGAACGTGGCCGGGCAGGCGCTCGTCCCGGTCGTCGTCGCCGCACGTGAGAAGATCCTCGACCTCGACGCGTACCACTCGGCGACGTCGTCCCCGGTCGACGGCTTCGAGGTGCGGGAGGCGGAGCAGAAGGTCACGCTGCCGCCGGTCGCGGCCTGA
- a CDS encoding AMP-dependent synthetase/ligase produces the protein MTVEPVPPQRVQENGVVREVSVPPLVAPPTGGSLADIPFDNAREAPAEPVIGRKQDDGTWADVTAAAFAADVLAVAKGLVAEGLRPGDRLAIMARTTYEWTLFDFAAWAAGLITVPVYPTSSAFQARWILQDSGAVACVVEDKEQARLISTERRQLPGLAHLWAFDTGAVSVLRAAGKDVPDEVITARRSGLSPQTIATLVYTSGTTGRPKGCVLTHGNFFAEVDNAVELLHPVFKSVSKDPASTLLFLPLSHVLGRMVAIGCLRARVRLGHAPSIATDDLLADLAGFRPTFLVAIPYVLEKVFNTGRATAEKMGRAASFDRAATIARRYGKAVEAQEHGEGPGPSLGLRTARALYDPLVYRRIRAALGGRVRYAICGGSPLGRRLAAFYEGAGISVFEGYGLTETTAASTVTPPLRPRLGTVGWPLPGTAVRIAEDGEVLLRGGHVFAGYWDTESCAAIPSSASDWLPTGDLGTLDEDGYLTITGRKKDILITTGGKNVAPAPLEDWLRAHPLIGQCMVVGDNRPYITALITLEPDGLDHWRRMNKKTDVPLRDLVTDPDLLATLQRAVDEANRLVSRAESIRRFRVLPTDFTEERGHLTPSLKLKRAAIARDFTKEIEELYAR, from the coding sequence GTGACAGTCGAACCGGTCCCCCCACAGCGCGTCCAGGAGAACGGGGTGGTGCGCGAGGTCTCCGTGCCACCCCTCGTAGCACCCCCGACCGGCGGGTCACTCGCCGACATCCCCTTCGACAACGCCCGCGAGGCACCCGCCGAACCGGTCATCGGCCGCAAGCAGGACGACGGCACCTGGGCCGACGTGACCGCGGCCGCCTTCGCCGCCGACGTCCTGGCCGTCGCCAAAGGCCTCGTCGCCGAGGGCCTGCGCCCCGGCGACCGCCTCGCGATCATGGCGCGCACCACGTACGAGTGGACGCTCTTCGACTTCGCCGCCTGGGCCGCCGGGCTGATCACCGTCCCCGTCTACCCCACGTCCTCCGCCTTCCAGGCGCGCTGGATCCTCCAGGACTCGGGCGCCGTCGCCTGCGTCGTCGAGGACAAGGAGCAGGCCCGCCTCATCAGCACCGAACGCCGCCAACTCCCCGGCCTGGCGCACCTGTGGGCGTTCGACACGGGAGCGGTGTCGGTGCTGCGCGCCGCCGGCAAGGACGTACCGGACGAGGTGATCACGGCCCGTCGGTCCGGCCTGTCACCGCAAACCATCGCCACACTCGTCTACACCTCGGGCACCACGGGCCGCCCCAAGGGCTGCGTCCTCACCCACGGCAACTTCTTCGCGGAGGTCGACAACGCCGTCGAACTCCTCCACCCGGTCTTCAAGTCGGTCAGCAAGGACCCCGCCTCGACGCTCCTCTTCCTTCCGCTGTCCCACGTGCTCGGCCGGATGGTCGCGATCGGCTGCCTGCGCGCGCGGGTCCGCCTGGGCCACGCCCCGTCGATCGCGACCGACGACCTCCTGGCCGACCTGGCCGGCTTCCGGCCCACGTTCCTCGTGGCCATCCCGTACGTGCTGGAGAAGGTGTTCAACACGGGCCGGGCGACGGCCGAGAAGATGGGCCGCGCGGCCTCGTTCGACCGGGCGGCCACCATCGCCCGCCGCTACGGAAAGGCGGTGGAGGCCCAGGAACACGGCGAGGGCCCCGGCCCCTCCCTCGGGCTGCGCACGGCCCGCGCCCTGTACGACCCGCTCGTGTACCGCCGCATCCGCGCGGCGCTGGGCGGCCGCGTCCGGTACGCGATCTGCGGCGGCTCACCGCTGGGACGGCGCCTGGCCGCCTTCTACGAGGGGGCGGGCATCTCGGTCTTCGAGGGGTACGGCCTGACGGAGACCACCGCCGCGTCCACCGTCACCCCGCCGCTGCGCCCGAGGCTGGGCACCGTGGGCTGGCCCCTGCCGGGCACGGCCGTCCGGATCGCGGAGGACGGGGAGGTGCTGCTGCGGGGCGGCCATGTCTTCGCGGGCTACTGGGACACGGAGTCGTGCGCGGCGATCCCCTCCTCGGCGTCGGACTGGCTCCCCACAGGCGACCTGGGCACCCTCGACGAGGACGGCTACCTCACGATCACGGGCCGCAAGAAGGACATCCTCATCACCACGGGCGGCAAGAACGTCGCCCCGGCCCCCCTGGAGGACTGGCTCCGCGCCCACCCGCTGATCGGCCAGTGCATGGTCGTCGGCGACAACCGCCCGTACATCACGGCCCTGATCACCCTGGAGCCCGACGGCCTGGACCACTGGCGCCGCATGAACAAGAAGACGGACGTCCCGCTCCGCGACCTGGTCACCGACCCGGACCTCCTGGCCACCCTCCAACGCGCCGTCGACGAGGCCAACCGCCTGGTCTCCCGCGCCGAGTCGATCCGCCGCTTCCGCGTACTGCCCACGGACTTCACGGAGGAACGAGGCCACCTGACCCCGTCCCTGAAGCTGAAACGCGCGGCGATAGCCCGCGACTTCACGAAGGAGATCGAGGAGCTGTACGCCCGCTGA
- a CDS encoding GNAT family N-acetyltransferase encodes MPLNFVLDPPVDLQLRDGVLTLWTDVSNAGGAVGFVPPVTPDDIRPEWVRHLTAMSEGRIRLLAGYDEDGTLAATSFIAFNTHRLMTHWVWLYTVMVHPRHQGKGYGRDLLAATESAVRGFDGIEAIRLTCRGGTGVEHFYASCGYKEVGRVPDGIRVADGDDRDDIIMLLPLK; translated from the coding sequence ATGCCGCTGAACTTCGTACTGGACCCGCCCGTCGACCTCCAGCTGCGCGACGGCGTCCTCACCCTGTGGACGGACGTCTCCAACGCCGGCGGCGCCGTCGGCTTCGTCCCGCCCGTGACGCCCGACGACATCCGCCCCGAGTGGGTCAGGCACCTCACGGCGATGAGCGAGGGCCGCATACGCCTCCTGGCCGGCTACGACGAGGACGGGACCCTGGCCGCGACGTCCTTCATCGCGTTCAACACGCACCGGCTGATGACCCACTGGGTGTGGCTGTACACCGTCATGGTGCACCCGCGCCACCAGGGCAAGGGGTACGGCCGCGACCTGCTCGCCGCGACCGAGTCCGCCGTACGCGGCTTCGACGGCATCGAGGCGATCCGGCTGACCTGTCGCGGCGGCACGGGCGTGGAGCACTTCTACGCGTCCTGCGGCTACAAGGAGGTCGGCCGCGTCCCCGACGGCATCCGGGTCGCCGACGGCGACGACCGGGACGACATCATCATGCTGCTCCCCCTGAAGTGA
- a CDS encoding helix-turn-helix domain-containing protein, which translates to MLDAAVRTFGRRGYQAASMDEIAELAGVSKPLVYLYLNSKEELFTACIRREAAALVAAVRAGAEEGDPALPADRRLWAGLTAFFRHTAGNPDGWSVLHRQARTHGEPFAAQVKALREEIVAFVTTLIGAAAREAHRAPELADRDVAGLAQALVGAAESLAGWANETPGVTAKEAAATLMNFAWAGLGNLMDGRGWSENR; encoded by the coding sequence ATGCTGGACGCCGCCGTGCGGACCTTCGGCCGGCGCGGCTACCAGGCCGCCTCGATGGACGAGATCGCCGAACTGGCGGGGGTCTCCAAGCCCTTGGTCTACCTCTACCTCAACTCCAAGGAGGAGCTGTTCACCGCGTGCATCCGGCGTGAGGCGGCGGCCCTGGTGGCGGCCGTACGGGCCGGGGCGGAGGAGGGCGATCCGGCGCTGCCCGCCGACCGCAGGCTGTGGGCGGGCCTGACGGCGTTCTTCCGGCACACCGCCGGCAACCCGGACGGCTGGTCGGTGCTGCACCGCCAGGCCCGTACGCACGGGGAGCCCTTCGCGGCGCAGGTGAAGGCGTTGCGCGAGGAGATCGTCGCGTTCGTGACCACGCTGATCGGCGCGGCGGCCCGGGAGGCCCACCGCGCGCCGGAGCTGGCCGACCGGGATGTGGCGGGTCTCGCGCAGGCGCTGGTCGGGGCGGCGGAGTCGCTGGCCGGCTGGGCGAACGAGACGCCGGGCGTCACGGCGAAGGAGGCGGCGGCGACGCTGATGAACTTCGCGTGGGCGGGCCTGGGGAACCTGATGGACGGCCGGGGCTGGTCGGAGAACCGCTGA
- a CDS encoding DUF4229 domain-containing protein: MSATTSATLKYTLMRFGVFAGCFVVLYALVYFGLVPRGLGDSNVLWVLVLSVVVSAPLSFVLLRKQRDAMSEQIAVKVDHAKARIEANRAQED, from the coding sequence ATGAGCGCCACGACGAGCGCCACGCTGAAGTACACCCTGATGCGCTTCGGCGTCTTCGCCGGCTGCTTCGTCGTGCTGTACGCCCTGGTGTACTTCGGTCTCGTGCCGCGTGGCCTCGGTGACTCCAACGTCCTGTGGGTGCTGGTGCTGTCCGTGGTCGTCTCCGCGCCGCTCAGCTTCGTGCTGCTGCGCAAGCAGCGCGACGCGATGTCGGAGCAGATCGCGGTGAAGGTGGACCACGCCAAGGCGCGCATCGAGGCCAACCGCGCGCAGGAGGACTGA